Sequence from the Montipora foliosa isolate CH-2021 chromosome 12, ASM3666993v2, whole genome shotgun sequence genome:
aaaaataactttgaagtttgacgaattaaatgcccTCCGTTCTTtagttacaaagggaattgtgacacccgaaaattgcccgtaaagtttcgggactttcgagaaacggccacctgatccgggaatcgaaccagaTCTGTAATGCACAATACTCATGATGAGGTCGTCCGCGAGCAGGTAGCCGAAGAGAAGAACAGAGCTGGCTTACAGTGCAACAAAACTGCTAAGCTAAACGGACCTACCACTGTTGTAACAACACCAGAGAGTTTTCGTTCAATTTGAGCCCAGTTCTAAACAGTGGATATCGGCAACTGTTATCCTATGCTGTTGAGACTACAGCTGGTACTAGCCTGGTTAGAAATCGCCGCTTTATTGCTCGAGCTGAAGAGCCAAATCAAGCGACCCCTAGTAACCTAATGGGCAAGATCATCGTAgctgttcccccccccccccccgacttcaagcaaaaaacaaaaataagaagtaAAGCGTCTGTCATTTTACGATTGATCcacgtttattttttttgatATCTCCTCGACAATGCTGAAAGCAGCATTTctgagcttcaagatttcaaaaattttgggCGGAGAATTTCCCCAGAACTCCCTGAAAGGTTAGCGTCTCCGGCGCTTGTtgttagcccccccccccccccccccccaatacaAAATACGCTCAGCTGTCCCTGGGTCAATAAACCGAAAAGACTTATGGAGaccatttaatttcttttttgcgcTTCATCCGCAGCTAATTTCAATGAGGGGCAGATGTCATATTATTGCTCATTGTAATCAACTTCGTCCATGTTTGCTGTTTTACTGCCTTTTGTCACCAACACGTTAGTTCTTTTAGTTGGTTAAATGTAATATATTTGTTTTATCACAGGCTAGACCACCGGAATATTTAATGTTATTGCACAAATACTAGTAGTGGTAGTTTTCTCCCACCAGGTTTTTTTCTAAATTCTTGTAAGTTCGATTACTTAGTTGTGTGTGTATTTTCTTTTGTGCAatgttcatttttcattttccaattgtaGTTAACGATCCTTTCATCTTACGTAGTAGTCAACAGTATTAACAATTGAAATGACCACCAGGTGATTTTATTTTTCGGTAAAATTTAAACGGGTACTAGTTTTCCCCAAACAACTGGCTTTAAGCTTGTTTCTTTGTCTTACGCACCCTCGGCAGACACTCAATTATTTGTTTTCCAAGCCTTGAGGTCGCTATATAGCACTTTTGATATTGTCTAATTCTGCAGGAATTAATCTGTCGTTTAGTTATATATTTCCATAATTGCAGCGCTTCACTTTGGTAAGTGATCCATGTTAGCAATTAATTGTTGTGATTACTTTTAAAATACGATGAATGATCTTATCAGGTTTACGCTACGCAAGTTATTTGTCTTGTCAAATTATGAGCATATTGTTATAAAATTATACAAAACCAAAACGTGTTTTATGCTCGGCTAAGAAGTGCGAACGATCCTACGTGTTGATCTTCCCGACTTGACAACTCGCTCTGTTAAAGGGAGAAAGAAAATCGAAAAATTGGGAAACACCGTCTACATTACAGAAGTTTGAATGTTCCGTTACGTTACAAAAGGTCGAATGCCAAATGTTATTCTTCAAGTAACTGAAAATCAAAGCAAGTCCATTCTTATAACCTTGTTTGCTTAGCCACTGAGTTCGGTACCCTTAATTTTTTTGCGGTGACTTTAACTTCTCATCATACGCGGATAAATGaatccccattttttttgggTCAGAAATTATACCGCGGAATGTTCAACCTGTTTTTTGAGACTGCAGGGTTAGGGAGCTCACCATCCAGCCTTGTTGCCTGAGATTGATTCTCAAATTCTAGGCCATGTGTTGGCCCTCCGCACTTGTATGAGAGATTTCTCTACGGGTAGTGCGGTCTCAGCCCCTGTCATCaagaaaccaacatttgatttgttgtGTTCTACTTGACGTTGATTTGCAGTCTCCATAATTTGATAAGCAGTTGATCTCGGCTATATACCCTTGGTTAGCAAGACCACCTTTAGCTTAAACACCCTTCTTTAGGTAAGCTATGAAAGTATCAGTCATCCCCTTTTGGATCAAGACGTTTCTGGTGCTCTTTCACTCCTGTTTAGTTGCTCGAGCAAGAACAAAAGGTACGGCGGGTTAAACCATGGTTCCAACTTGTGCGATAAACATAAGCAGCAGTAACATATCCAGACGCATTAGAACCTTTTGGCGGAAAAGAAGGTGCTACGTGATGTCCAGTTGGTGTTCCGAACTCGTCATcccataattattttttgttttgtttgcaaaaaaaatgtccGGTGATCACGtgaataaagatattttatTGCGTTCGCAAATGTTGCCTACTCTTGTGTGCATCGTACAAGAGGAATCAGATTTAATTTAATGACCGACTTTAGCCCTCATTTGTTGATCATAGACAACAAATAAAACACGCTATTTCCGAGTTTAAGTCTgcgtcctcttcaaagtgagtctaaggccgaaatttttcttgtaaaaattagtttttattcgtATGTagagtagaactaattaccatcataAAGACTTTGCACTTAGGGCCTGTTTGTATGAGGCGAGCCAGCCCGGTTTGACGGGCTGGCCCGCTTTCCTGAGATCTCGGCTAATGCctattttctttggtaaaatcTCGGTTCGTTCATATGAGAAGGTTGACCGGGTGACCGCGTGAAAttgttgtgcgcatgcgtgatgtgttggccacaccgggttggtgttagcgtgtgtcaccttgcttttattgttgtttacgGGTGAGTCGCCTTGTGCACGTGGAGGCGGTGGTTACGAATCTTGCCCTGAGGTCCGAAGATATCGATGTTCAAGACCCGTCCTGTCCACTAGTTAAATTTGCTCGTGCTAATCTCTGGTGCAACTATGGATACACTTgttaatagccaactggtttgcctccggccagttgggattctcgaacgttgttgttctgttctgttgttttagTCACTTTTTCAAGGAGATTTGTTTGAGAACGTGGTTCATTACTCACATAAAATCTCATATATATTAACATTTTAGTGCACAACAAGGGAAATCACTCCGTGTATAAGCACGTAGACCAACGCCAGGGAAACCATAAGATGGGAAAAGTGGGTGAGTatacaaaatattgaaaataactTAAACCATGAATTTCGTATAGATAATCAcgtgatttcgagtgcaatgtttaatgaatttttgcaaagacgaacaaaatgaCAACCAAACAAATTTTAACTAACGGTGAAACAGAATTTTCCCGGAAAGGATATCTCAGTCCTTTCTTGATCAGATAGCACGAGGTCTGAAGACAAATACACAGTGAGTTAGTATTAGTTATAGTATGGTTATGTAAACTACGCCCGTGACAACACCAGATACTAATGGCATAGCGATcacaagaatgaaagaaatgaatattTGAAGAGCGGGTTTTAATTTAAACGAAAGAAATGAGTGATACTGTGTCGGAAATCGAGAAAAGTTGCGCAATggggtctttcctgtcactcccctactaagtattgtctttgtacGTAGAGTCTTTCGCGCATATCTTTAAGAGGTTTCAAGGAGGAATAGAAATCCGTAGATTTTACCCGGTGGATACAGTACAAGCAATGGCGGCGCAGCCGATGTAACGCGAAGtgtgttttattggatctttaaacaaaatatattcaTATGGAGTTCAAGAATAGAAagtcaattcgataaacaacacaagcggcgaaaaatgaatatctggaatcttaaaaggcCCATTTTCACCCTAGACGAAATGCGATTGTTTATTAATGTTTTGAATCTTGAATGGCGTATTTCGATTGGCCAACTATTTTTGTGGAGCCAGTTTGTgctgttgaaaacaagaaacatcgATCGCCGTTAGCCTGGTCGTCGTGTGGTTTACCGGATGATTTTAACAAGTGAAACCGCTAAAAATACCTTTTATCTTTATGGAGTCGACTGATTTAGACATTGGAGAATCACCAAAGCGGAATTTTTACGGTTCGGCTATTCAGCAAAAGGAATAGAACAATTCTGAAACGAACGAGCTGGGTGACATTATTTCAGTCCTGAAATGCATGGCTTACTTTATttaaacttacttttacttTGTCAGTTTCGATTTGTTAGGATACCTGAGCCGCAGAAGTAAAATGCTCTTGTAAAGAGTGGCAGAGGTTGCAGACTTTTTAATTTGTGGAGCGGCGAGAAAACTTCGCCTTCGCAATTTGTCATATTGTTCGATGCCATATTCGAAttcaaattgaaatattttaaacaaatatagACATAACATACTACGATCAAATTATGAAACGATAAATAGAGAACGCATTCAAATAAGGACCTAAAAGATTTATCGACTGATAGCTTTTGATGAAGAAGATTCTGAAAGGCTTCATGGGATTTTCGAGTTTTTGCCGGGCGCACGTTGCGTCTAAGGTGAAAATGGGAATTTAAAAGTgacgaataatggacttcgacaacagtagacctttttgcagatacggcggccattttgatttctattgtttcgaaagaaatTATGGGAtggctcagggggcaaattaaaatgaattttccccctgggcatcccgtaatagctatttgaaacaatagagaTCAAAACGGCCGcattatctgcaaaaaggtctagtGCATCTTTTgccgtcggatatcaaagtCTTTTATCTTTTatgtggtgttacgtacaacactgaaaccaaatggcaaattctccggtaactttttctggttggatatggATTTGGCAAtctcagagaaggaatcgaacaccttgagtggatCTGTTTACGAAAGTTGGACCTCTGACTGTTGTCTGGCTacttatatttatttgtactcaactctgcacagtcctTAGgtaaaaacaattggaaatttgactaatttttgttagtcaagaattatttgaaagaaagcgggttgtccattttttgcttcaagGAAAGGGTTCTTCAGTAAAGGGTTTAATCCTGAACACTGGTGAGAATttatttagggtgcgttcgattgactatattccggaataggaatacatggaatagaagatagaaattcttcgtttttacaaagattcatattaaaattgtcaaacacctgctaaaatgctattttaaacaaatcTTTATTATCCagcttgttgcttcaaaaggcCAGATATcgcgttttaaatcatcacgcaatgtattcttattccggaatagggtcaatcgaatgcatCCTTAGTTGCGTGTGGTGTTTGACACGGAATGCACGCACACATTGAAATAAGAAGGTTTTTGCttccctctaatagcaaatatgttgtttgtttcaatagcATTTTTGGCTGGAAAGGTCTTTGTGAGCTTTTTCTGTCTTTGTGTATTGATCGTGTTCGAATGTTCGAACTTAACTAAATTGCATATGTgcgtttcaaggtttcaaggtttcaaggttttatttgccatgattacatataatgtatccgatttaataaaccaaatacaaaaaattgtaaaaaaggcgaggaagcccataaagaaactataagagcttatggagctatgggcttcctcaaGCGTTTGATATTTGATATGCGAGTTGCTTTCATAAAGATGACGCgaatttttagccattttgtaTTTCAAGTGTTCTTTCTTGGAAATGATTAATAGGCAGTCATAGTTTTGAAGTCAGAAAATATAAGTTTAGTCATTCTAGTGTAAAATCCAGTTTTCACGCCTTAAATACCACCCAAATCAGTGCCCTCTGTTTTTTGTGCAACACgtgccacaggcaacccagtttacgttCAGGGAGCGGCTAGTTATTatctcttctttctttctttcttctcagtGTACACAATCTCGGGAAATTCTAACTTCGCCCCCTGCGTTTTCCCATTCATTTATGAGGGGAAGACGTACACAAGATGCACATACAAGGATTGTGTACACAACTTACCATGGTGCGCGACAACAAGAAATTACGACAACGATGGGAAGTGGGGGCACTGCCAAACAAATTATGACGTCACAGATTGTATGGATGAGTATGAAAGTTGCGGGGACTGGGCTCAAGGAGGAGATTGTGCGGCCAACGCTGATTTCATGCACTCTAACTGCCCGCGAAGTTGTGGTTGGTGCACTCATGGTGGTAATGGTCAAGGAAGGCAATGTAGTTTTCCGTTTTTCTATCGACATAGAGTTATCTACGACTGCATATTGCATAATAAAAGAACGTGGTGTGCGACGACCGAAAACTACAAGAGAAATGGCAGATGGGGCTACTGCGTCCCAAAACGTAAGAATTTATGATTATAAATCATTCAGTAGTAAAATAATGAATCAATCAATGGATTTTATTTTAAGAGGGTAGCACATAACAGAAAGGAAGATACAACAAATAATATGCGAAGACTTACACgagaaataatataaaatacaAGAACAAAGTACAAATGACCATTAATTATATTATGTAtgtatctctctctctctctctctctctctctctatatatatatatatatatatatatacatatatatatatatatatatatatatatatatatatatatagaagttGCTGGCAAACATGGCTGAtatatcacttaatgtgtggcatttacgtgggtctccctaatgggccagtttttcaaTGTGATAACgttggatcaacatgtgattcacaggcggacaagggtaattaatgtaaatagtcagttaagtagatcccttgagccaacagcgcatcacccccaggaggatcgcaaatggattcacaaaaccaagttgaggagaaattgagagaagttGGAGaatgtggaggtcgagtcaaccttggcgtaaagtgctcaatgctgtggtggcagagctaagtatacataagttgaaggaCGAGCGCTTAcacgcgaaactcagagtaacagagaatcgatgcgtcctcttataactaactgcagacagtactgtttcagCCTTAtaggcctcatcagtgcagtgctgatgacTGGGATGGAGGTTAGGCTTATAAAGCCACCTCAAATGttccacacatgtggtacatctaagccatgccagagtgctcaaactagcgagctagtgagcatgcgcaattgctagcggcaatgactcatcccagtagagtgctcaatttggacatgaaagcaaaagctttgtcgtcatggtgcagtggttagcacacccgactagtaaccagggggacgcgggttcgattcccactcacggcacgtatgtttttcattcaaaaaggatcagtcagtagTACTTCACTGctactggctagtgactacatcgttggatttccggccttcttcattcacacaaaataataataataataataataataataataataattataatatatatatatatatatatatatatatatatatatatatatatcagaaacccataagggatgaaacgtgtaacgcgcgttcacagcttccaaatattcagtgcgaactgattggttgaatgtttcagtgctaagtaccatatttggaaacccctcgctcttgttgttccaaatatggtacttagcaaattgaatattcagaagcttgtttcccagcacacaaggggccgttacacgtttcaacccttatgggtttctggtaaaatAGACTACATTCCGTGGTCGACAAATTTGTTTCGTAGGACCATGTCCTACTCTTCAGGATCGTACAATGATTACTATCTCTACAGGGTTACTGTTTTTAcatgatgattttttttatcctgCTACCCATGCGCGTACTTGTAAATTACgatttttaattacaatttctttaagaggaatttgtttgcatgccGACAGCCGCTTGCTAATTCTGATCGTTTGTTGAGCGTGACGAGCTCCGGGTGACAAATTATATAATACTTCTCGAGTGtacataatttgcatttttggtgCTGTTAGAATACGCGCGCGCCCTTCCCAAAATCTTCCACGCAATGCTGTAATTTACTTTAGCATTTTTTAACCACCACTCATATTTACTTAACTCTGTCTGGTTGCTGTGCACCACATTCCTGAAGGACTGGTTATGGTTGGCAAATCTAGCCTTGAAGTCGGTGTCAGTTAGCCCTACGTAACTCTCATTTCCTTCGCTTAAGGTGACTGTTGCCTGATATACTGTGCCCTTTGTTAAGCATTGGTTGTCAAGGGGGCATTGgtcttttttcctgcaattgcatGATCTTTCTACATTGGCTATCTCGGGTTCTAGCGTTCGTAGCACGCGCTTATTGTGCTTGTCGATTATGCTTTTGACATTGGGCatgccaggagcccatctggagcatgcaacttccatacagcgtctgtgaaacggcgttttcacaagtaggtttatttttagactagcccttcccgcgatttaggtcaaaaaacaaaggcagttccggttcggtgaccctatgacgtcagcttaattcttgtaattggtcatcgggctcctgtgggagtctaattagcgggaaattcaatctaaaaataaccttacttgtgaatacgccgttgcacgaacacagtagagttgtaggctccagatgggctcctggcaaGCAACTATATGATAGCTTTAACGTGTTacgggcccatgtttttccccaagtagatgacgctggatctaatctcgtacccagatctcccacggtcatacggaagggagatctggtaaagttcgatttcgagcatgctcagtgccagcgaggcccgaaataggggcttttctatcactgcgcatgttcgtactctctgttgtgattttgggtgattttgcggaataaacatggatttcgagagtattcttgaagagattcttttgggtataGGACAAGAAAACCTTAaccttaagccgaaacagaaagaagggctacaggcgattatttttgaacggtcgagattgctGAATTGTCGgaacaactgcagaatcactgaaacgaacgcttaggcttaatcagtaaacaagtgctattTTCCTCACACAATCTCGCGAAAAGTGCAGTTttccaaaccgtaaattgaaagcgaaaatattaaagagtgcttagacctaatcactgcaacgagcgctattttcttgacacgatctcgtaaaaaatgtagttaatctaaccgtaaaattcacaattgatcactacttaattagcgagtcacgctttaagaacgagaaatactgttttgaataaattacatacttcaacttgaatttattagctTCACTATGTGCCCGGctaaataagccaatcggagcgtagattgcattgccgcaacctttttttagtagccaatgaaaaatggtgtactgtcgaactttaccagatctcacatttccagtgacagagtgagatctgagTACGAGATtacgctggatcaaccagaacgactggatttacaaaaaggtacTTCCTTATCCTGGGACAACTTAGCACTTTGAGAGGCACAACCCAGTTCCGGCTGACTATGATTGACAAAGTCAAAAGCCAGCTCACTGAAATCTTATTTAAgctccccccacccctccccccaaagtAACTTTGCTTTGGTCCTATAAGTGCCAGCTAAGAACTGGATCATAGCTTAGAGCCTCTAGAATTTATACAGGCATCTCTTGGTCTTAGACCGCCACAATGGCGAGAATCTGAGGAGGAACCTTTGTCAAAAttcagtcagatatatatatatttattattcaacacattgttaCAATCGCCGAATTCGTTAATTCCTTTCTGTCTTTCTAAAAGAGTGTTCATTTGTCTCGTTTTGAAACTTTTTGTGTTCTTGAAGTTTTTGAGGGCTTTCTCTAAGTTATTCCAGTCTTTAATTGATCTGACTGTGAATGTTCGCCCCCCTTCAGTAGAGTTGTTGTATATGGAGAAGCGTAGGCTTAGTTTTCTGAAACATGTATTTCTGGAGTGAACATAGCATTGATTTCAGGTATTCAGGTGCTTGTCCGAGTGTTTTCTTGAGAATCAATGTGCACCTGTTGACGTACGCGTCTTAATAGAAAGGACGCCAATTTAACATATTTAACAAGGGCAATGAGCGTGAGTGTGGGTTTGCATGCGGGCTGATCCTTGAAGCTCTTTTCTGTAGTTTAAAAATgttgttcaagttttccttAGATGTTGATGACCAGATCTTATTAGCGCCGTATAGGAGAGCCGATTTGATGACAGCATTGAAGTATGTTTTCTTATAGTCTCTCTTTAAGTATGGAATCATAtatttcaatagaccaattcttTATGACAGCTTTTTAGCGAGAGCATTACAGTGGTTTTCAAAAGTTAAGTCATCATCATACTCTAGCCCAAGGAATTTGTGTTATCTTACTTTTTCAATCTGTGAGTCATTCAAGCCATGGTAAAATCGCCATCTTGATGTTGATCTTGATTCATACGTTTTCTCAATCGCTTCCCAATGACAAGCATAGATTTCGTCTTCTTTGCATTGACTTACCATTTTTGTACATATTCAGCCATTGCTGAACGTTCTCTTAGTCCccttgaatgttttttttttcactgaagaAATACTTTTCCACTTAGAGCAAGATGTCAACGTCGAGTCATCAGCATAATTATCGATGTTAGAATTAAGGATATCG
This genomic interval carries:
- the LOC137979753 gene encoding fibronectin-like, whose amino-acid sequence is MKVSVIPFWIKTFLVLFHSCLVARARTKVHNKGNHSVYKHVDQRQGNHKMGKVVYTISGNSNFAPCVFPFIYEGKTYTRCTYKDCVHNLPWCATTRNYDNDGKWGHCQTNYDVTDCMDEYESCGDWAQGGDCAANADFMHSNCPRSCGWCTHGGNGQGRQCSFPFFYRHRVIYDCILHNKRTWCATTENYKRNGRWGYCVPKLDKDIHEVNRKYFNFGECDDAHQDCQTWAREGLCAEGTRKSDILKLCPWSCHKCAPEMLVKQKGCKDYSSSCQRRAKRGDCLDFPVFMFAFCRWTCRQCAKSSIRKVVYDRMPESCRIWAKNGDCLTHEKFMMQNCRRSCRTGGHRRGNICFDEVAKCPDWASKGYCNDRFMIQDMKRYCQYSCGWC